One window of the Bacteroidota bacterium genome contains the following:
- the tilS gene encoding tRNA lysidine(34) synthetase TilS has protein sequence MLNSFTAYIKKEKLFSKTDTILLTVSGGIDSIVMCEVFHQAGLKFGIAHCNFQLRGEESDTDELFVEELAEKYDVQFHSVSFSTAAYAKKNKLSIQLAARKLRYDWFEEIRSQFDYNYIATAHHQDDSIETFFINLIRGTGIAGLHGILPKQNSIIRPLLFTNKKEIELFAKKNKLKFREDSSNASDKYVRNKIRHQLIPLLKELNPNIHQTIADDIQRLSETEKVYKKEITHKRSKIITEDKNGTRISIKALKKLNPIAPYLFEFLYPLGFNSSTTDEIIESLNKQSGKQFFSATHRLIKDRDFLFIESRNKTQESRQVKETTHPITKSQKKIISEDLKLNFKSVSKTANYSLHATSESANIDFDTLQFPLEIRRWEKGDVFYPLGMNRKKKLSDFFIDKKLSIPEKENCWVLTSNKEIVWVIGYRLDNRYKVTDTTKKIYFVERV, from the coding sequence ATGCTTAATTCCTTCACTGCCTATATTAAAAAAGAAAAACTGTTTTCAAAAACGGATACTATTCTATTAACCGTAAGTGGAGGAATTGATTCGATTGTAATGTGTGAAGTCTTTCACCAAGCCGGATTAAAATTTGGAATTGCTCATTGCAATTTTCAATTGCGTGGTGAAGAAAGTGATACCGATGAATTATTCGTTGAAGAGCTTGCCGAGAAATATGATGTTCAATTCCATTCTGTTTCCTTCAGCACCGCTGCATACGCTAAGAAGAACAAACTTTCCATTCAATTAGCAGCACGCAAACTCCGATACGATTGGTTTGAAGAAATCAGATCACAATTCGACTACAACTACATTGCCACGGCACACCACCAAGATGATTCGATTGAAACCTTTTTCATCAATTTAATCCGCGGTACAGGCATTGCCGGATTGCATGGTATTCTTCCGAAGCAAAACTCAATTATTCGCCCTCTGCTGTTTACAAACAAAAAAGAGATTGAGCTTTTTGCAAAAAAGAACAAATTAAAATTTAGGGAAGACAGCAGTAATGCTTCCGATAAATATGTCAGAAATAAAATCCGACACCAATTAATTCCGCTTCTAAAAGAGCTTAATCCAAACATCCACCAAACCATTGCTGATGACATTCAACGTTTAAGTGAAACGGAAAAAGTTTATAAAAAAGAAATTACTCATAAACGTTCTAAAATAATCACAGAAGACAAAAATGGAACTCGCATTTCGATTAAAGCGTTAAAAAAATTAAACCCAATTGCACCTTACTTATTCGAGTTTCTATATCCTCTGGGATTTAATTCATCCACTACAGATGAAATCATTGAAAGTTTAAACAAACAATCGGGGAAGCAGTTTTTTTCGGCAACACATCGATTGATTAAGGATAGAGATTTTCTTTTTATAGAATCAAGAAATAAGACCCAAGAATCAAGACAAGTAAAAGAAACCACACATCCCATTACTAAAAGTCAAAAAAAAATAATTTCGGAAGATCTGAAACTAAATTTCAAAAGCGTTTCGAAAACCGCAAACTATTCATTGCATGCCACAAGTGAATCTGCGAATATCGATTTTGACACACTTCAGTTCCCTTTAGAAATTCGAAGATGGGAAAAAGGAGATGTATTTTACCCACTTGGAATGAATCGAAAAAAGAAGCTGAGTGATTTTTTTATCGACAAAAAACTATCGATTCCAGAAAAAGAAAACTGCTGGGTATTGACATCCAACAAGGAGATTGTTTGGGTAATTGGCTATCGACTCGATAACCGATATAAAGTAACCGATACAACAAAAAAAATATATTTTGTAGAACGGGTTTAG
- a CDS encoding anthranilate synthase component I family protein: MLKKQTYPLTPQHQNINIDGLNQRFKHICIFDSNEADNDKKNLISSKIVAIGATQEFNYKQSKNALSDLQQFFDQKKGWYFGHLSYDLKNELEDLTSDNADKLGFPLLHFFSPKVVLQIENKTLTVFYDDAFVTELEANEIVDFAFQVETSKKASSNPSIKIQSKITKTEYLDSVNKLKEHIRKGDIYEVNFCQEFFAENASIDTTKIYTNLNAISGAPFAAYCKFIDHYLLCASPERFLQKRGNKLISQPIKGTTKRSNDATEDQQLKITLQNNAKERSENVMIVDLVRNDFSRIAKKGSVHVDELCEIYSFKQVHQMISTISCEIAPNVNFTEIIKSLFPMGSMTGAPKISAMKLIEKYESTKRGLYSGAVGYISPDGDFDFNVVIRSILYNSKNNYASFMVGSAITDKAEAEAEYEECLLKAKAMFEVLTPTKY, from the coding sequence GTGCTTAAAAAACAAACATATCCGTTAACACCTCAACACCAAAACATCAATATTGATGGGCTTAATCAGCGTTTTAAACACATTTGCATTTTTGATTCAAACGAAGCAGACAACGACAAAAAAAATTTAATTTCCTCCAAAATCGTTGCTATTGGTGCAACTCAAGAGTTTAACTATAAACAATCAAAAAACGCACTCTCCGATTTACAACAGTTTTTTGATCAAAAAAAAGGTTGGTATTTTGGACACTTGAGCTATGATTTAAAAAATGAATTGGAAGACTTAACCTCTGATAATGCAGACAAATTGGGGTTTCCGCTACTCCATTTTTTTTCACCAAAAGTTGTTTTACAGATTGAGAACAAAACGCTTACTGTTTTTTACGATGATGCGTTTGTAACAGAATTAGAAGCGAATGAGATTGTTGATTTTGCATTTCAAGTTGAAACAAGCAAAAAAGCTTCTTCCAACCCTTCAATCAAAATTCAATCAAAAATCACAAAAACGGAATACCTGGATTCGGTGAATAAACTGAAAGAACATATCCGCAAAGGAGACATTTATGAAGTGAATTTTTGTCAAGAATTTTTTGCTGAAAATGCATCCATCGATACCACGAAAATCTATACAAATCTGAATGCCATCTCCGGAGCACCATTTGCCGCCTATTGCAAATTCATCGACCATTATCTCTTATGTGCCAGTCCGGAACGCTTCCTCCAAAAACGAGGCAATAAGCTCATTTCACAGCCTATCAAAGGAACTACGAAACGATCAAACGATGCGACAGAAGATCAACAGTTAAAAATCACTTTACAAAACAACGCCAAAGAAAGAAGTGAAAATGTAATGATTGTCGATTTAGTTCGCAACGATTTTTCACGCATTGCAAAAAAAGGAAGTGTACATGTGGATGAATTATGTGAAATCTACTCGTTTAAACAAGTACATCAAATGATTTCAACCATCAGCTGCGAAATTGCTCCAAATGTAAACTTCACGGAAATAATTAAAAGTTTGTTTCCGATGGGTTCCATGACCGGAGCTCCGAAAATAAGTGCCATGAAACTTATCGAAAAATACGAAAGCACGAAACGAGGATTATATTCCGGTGCAGTTGGGTATATTTCACCCGATGGTGACTTTGATTTTAATGTGGTTATCCGAAGCATTTTATACAATTCAAAAAATAACTACGCATCATTTATGGTTGGAAGCGCAATAACTGACAAAGCAGAAGCAGAAGCAGAATATGAAGAATGTTTGTTGAAGGCGAAGGCGATGTTTGAGGTGCTAACGCCAACGAAATACTAA
- a CDS encoding division/cell wall cluster transcriptional repressor MraZ, with the protein MDSLFGVYECNADAKGRVMLPVAFKKQLTKELKAGFVVKRSIFSKSLELYPMGTWNEMVKEVNKLNKFVKKNVEFIRMFNYGVVPVDLDASGRLLISKDMMAFAGMNKNIVMAAAGDRIEIWDKKGYEKFINSSTANFEKLAEDVMGGITPSNNDNKDGVS; encoded by the coding sequence ATGGATAGCCTATTTGGAGTTTATGAATGTAATGCTGATGCGAAAGGACGCGTAATGCTTCCTGTTGCATTCAAAAAGCAGCTGACCAAAGAGCTGAAGGCTGGTTTTGTGGTGAAGCGAAGCATTTTTAGTAAGTCGCTGGAGCTTTATCCAATGGGTACTTGGAATGAAATGGTGAAGGAGGTAAACAAGCTGAACAAGTTTGTGAAGAAAAATGTAGAGTTCATTCGCATGTTCAATTACGGTGTTGTGCCGGTTGATTTGGATGCATCCGGACGTTTGTTGATTTCGAAAGACATGATGGCATTTGCTGGGATGAACAAAAATATTGTGATGGCCGCAGCGGGTGATCGCATCGAAATCTGGGATAAAAAAGGTTACGAGAAATTTATTAATAGCAGTACTGCAAACTTTGAAAAACTTGCTGAAGATGTAATGGGTGGAATCACCCCTTCTAACAACGACAACAAAGATGGAGTATCATAA
- the rsmH gene encoding 16S rRNA (cytosine(1402)-N(4))-methyltransferase RsmH, translated as MEYHNPVLLKECIEGLNINPAGIYVDVTFGGGGHAREILKHLTTGKLYAFDQDDDAVKNKIDDERFVLIKQNFRYLKNFLKMYNALPIDGLLADLGVSSHQFDEAERGFSIRFNAKLDMRMDQNAKQTAADVLNTYSEDELKRIFKLYGEVDNAGYLASIIFHNRKDKHIDTVNDLKVMITKCVKKGRENQYYAQVFQALRIEVNKELEVLQELLTQSLEVLKPGGRLVVISYHSLEDRLVKNIMRSGKFEGEVEKDFFGNQLTPFKQITKKPIVPSAEENEINSRARSAKLRIAEKK; from the coding sequence ATGGAGTATCATAATCCTGTTCTTTTAAAAGAATGTATTGAAGGTTTAAACATCAACCCTGCGGGAATATATGTGGATGTGACATTTGGTGGTGGTGGTCACGCACGCGAAATTCTAAAGCACTTAACAACCGGAAAGTTGTATGCTTTTGATCAGGATGATGATGCGGTGAAAAACAAAATCGATGATGAACGATTTGTACTGATTAAACAAAATTTCAGATATCTGAAAAATTTTTTAAAAATGTACAATGCGCTTCCGATTGATGGTTTGCTGGCTGACTTAGGAGTTTCGTCCCATCAGTTTGATGAAGCAGAAAGAGGTTTTTCCATTCGATTTAATGCGAAACTCGATATGAGAATGGATCAGAATGCTAAACAAACGGCTGCTGATGTTTTGAATACTTATAGTGAAGATGAGTTAAAGCGAATTTTCAAATTGTATGGGGAGGTAGACAATGCAGGTTATTTGGCATCCATCATTTTTCATAATCGAAAAGACAAACACATCGATACAGTGAATGATTTGAAAGTGATGATTACAAAATGTGTTAAGAAAGGGAGAGAGAATCAATATTACGCACAAGTGTTTCAGGCGTTGCGAATAGAAGTGAATAAAGAGTTAGAGGTTCTTCAGGAACTTCTTACACAAAGCTTAGAAGTATTAAAACCGGGAGGACGATTGGTGGTCATCTCTTACCATTCATTGGAAGACAGGTTAGTGAAGAACATCATGAGAAGCGGAAAGTTTGAAGGTGAAGTGGAGAAAGATTTTTTTGGAAATCAATTGACGCCTTTTAAGCAAATAACAAAAAAGCCAATTGTGCCTTCAGCAGAGGAAAATGAAATCAACAGCAGAGCAAGAAGTGCAAAATTAAGGATAGCAGAAAAGAAGTAA
- a CDS encoding transpeptidase family protein — MEVKKDILWRVYLIYFFICLFGVAIISKIFIIQFSEGEELRAQAERFSTKFFDIEAVRGNIYDANGSLLATSLPYFEVGMDVNTDAISDVFFYDNVDSLSLCLANLFKDKGYKEYRKLLTRARKGGDRWVVLHRNVSYTDLQKMKKFPILRRGKNRGGFVYLQTNKRERPFQFLAARTIGKVNENGTGKSYGLEVAFDSVLQGKSGQRWMQKIAGNVWRPINDDNEIDPEDGNDIVSTIDINVQDVAENSLMNSLRKHGADHGCLVLMEIKTGEVKAIANLKRTKDSTYVENLNYAVGVATVPGSTFKLPSLVAVMEDFNVSLNEVVDIGDGVCFYSNKRVADSHPPQKSKITVQEVFELSSNVGVTKIISRYYSKDPQKYIDRLYKMNLNDPLNIPIPGEGKPYIKNTDDKSWSQISLQWISYGYETRITPLQILNFYAAIANDGKMMRPMFVKEVRKRGKAIKTFEPEVINPAICSQATVAKARKMMEGVVLNGTAKSLKAADYQIAGKTGTAQMGMVNGKMTYQASFVGYFPADNPKYACIVVVSAPSGDSYYGGAVAGPVFKDVADKVYSTSLEIHKEINYIQPQYALTAPKVKCGYQPDIENVLSILKVKNTTADETAEWVASSNDSLSISLSVKNHEEILKRGIVPNLVGMTAKDVLYLLENNGMRVKLIGSGAVANQSIDAGTPFVKGAQIVLQLI; from the coding sequence TTGGAAGTTAAAAAAGACATACTGTGGCGTGTATATCTCATATATTTTTTTATATGCCTCTTTGGTGTCGCTATTATTTCCAAAATTTTTATCATCCAATTTTCTGAAGGAGAAGAGCTGAGAGCTCAAGCCGAACGATTCTCAACCAAGTTTTTTGATATCGAAGCAGTACGCGGCAACATCTATGATGCCAATGGAAGTTTGTTGGCGACATCACTCCCGTATTTTGAAGTGGGTATGGATGTAAATACAGATGCTATCTCCGATGTATTTTTCTACGACAATGTTGATTCTCTTTCCCTTTGTTTAGCAAATCTATTTAAGGACAAAGGGTATAAAGAATATCGCAAACTTTTGACAAGAGCCAGGAAAGGTGGCGACCGCTGGGTTGTTTTGCATCGTAACGTTTCGTACACCGATTTACAAAAGATGAAAAAATTTCCGATTCTAAGAAGAGGAAAAAATCGTGGCGGTTTTGTGTATCTCCAAACAAACAAACGCGAACGTCCTTTCCAATTTTTAGCTGCACGTACCATTGGTAAAGTAAATGAAAATGGTACAGGGAAATCGTATGGCTTAGAAGTCGCTTTTGATAGCGTATTGCAAGGGAAAAGCGGTCAGCGTTGGATGCAGAAAATTGCCGGAAATGTTTGGCGCCCGATTAACGATGATAATGAAATTGATCCGGAAGATGGTAATGATATCGTTTCTACCATCGATATCAATGTGCAGGATGTTGCTGAAAATTCCTTGATGAATTCATTGAGAAAACATGGCGCTGATCATGGTTGCTTAGTGCTGATGGAAATAAAGACTGGTGAAGTGAAAGCAATTGCCAACCTGAAACGCACCAAAGATTCTACCTATGTAGAAAACTTGAATTATGCTGTAGGTGTTGCAACCGTTCCGGGTTCAACCTTTAAGTTGCCTTCGTTGGTGGCAGTGATGGAAGACTTTAATGTGAGCTTAAATGAAGTAGTTGATATCGGTGATGGTGTATGCTTTTACAGCAACAAACGTGTTGCGGATTCTCATCCTCCTCAAAAAAGTAAAATCACTGTGCAGGAAGTTTTTGAATTGTCATCCAATGTTGGAGTGACAAAAATTATTTCGAGATATTATTCAAAAGATCCTCAAAAGTACATTGATCGTTTGTATAAAATGAATTTGAATGATCCGTTGAACATTCCTATTCCGGGAGAAGGGAAACCATACATCAAAAATACAGACGATAAAAGCTGGTCGCAAATTTCATTGCAATGGATTAGCTATGGTTATGAAACACGCATTACACCATTACAAATTTTAAATTTTTATGCAGCGATTGCAAATGATGGAAAAATGATGCGCCCAATGTTTGTGAAAGAAGTTCGCAAACGTGGAAAAGCAATTAAGACGTTTGAACCTGAAGTAATCAATCCCGCTATCTGCTCGCAAGCTACAGTTGCAAAAGCAAGAAAAATGATGGAAGGTGTTGTGTTGAACGGAACAGCAAAAAGTTTAAAGGCAGCGGATTATCAAATTGCCGGAAAAACAGGAACCGCACAAATGGGAATGGTGAATGGTAAAATGACTTACCAAGCATCGTTTGTGGGTTATTTCCCTGCTGACAATCCGAAGTACGCATGTATTGTTGTTGTAAGTGCTCCAAGTGGAGATTCTTATTATGGTGGCGCTGTTGCCGGTCCGGTTTTTAAAGATGTAGCGGATAAAGTGTATTCAACAAGTTTGGAAATTCATAAAGAAATTAATTACATCCAACCGCAATATGCTTTAACTGCTCCGAAAGTAAAATGCGGATATCAACCGGATATTGAAAATGTATTATCGATACTGAAAGTTAAGAACACCACTGCTGATGAAACGGCCGAGTGGGTTGCTTCTTCTAACGATTCATTATCGATTTCATTGTCAGTAAAAAATCACGAAGAAATATTAAAACGTGGTATCGTTCCCAATTTGGTTGGAATGACAGCAAAGGATGTATTGTATTTATTAGAGAACAATGGCATGCGAGTGAAATTAATTGGAAGTGGAGCAGTTGCTAACCAATCCATTGATGCAGGAACTCCATTTGTTAAAGGAGCACAAATCGTTTTACAGTTGATTTAA
- a CDS encoding UDP-N-acetylmuramoyl-L-alanyl-D-glutamate--2,6-diaminopimelate ligase, whose product MKLLKDILYKAGIIEVVGSTNVAITALTFDSRKIEKDSLFVAVKGTQNDGHVFINDVIAKGAIAILCEVLPFEINEKITYVKVNDTSAALGIVASNFYDTPSEKIKLVGVTGTNGKTTTVTLLFNLFKKLGYKVGLLSTVKNQINNDVLSSTHTTPDAIQLNALLRQMVDKGCTHCFMEVSSHAVVQNRIAGIVFTGGVFTNITHDHLDYHKTFDEYIKAKKRFFDLLGSAAFALTNKDDANGDVMLQNTKATKKSYSLRSMADYKCKVVENQFSGLLLNIDNQEVWSKLIGSFNAYNLLAVYATALLLKEDKTNVLTTLSSLTSVEGRFQYIRTNEGVIGIVDYAHTPDALVNVLKTIADIRTGNEQVITVVGCGGDRDAAKRPMMAKIACDLSNKVILTSDNPRSEDPDAIIKQMQQGVDAVNNKKTISITDRSEAIKTACSYAKPGDIILVAGKGHEKYQEIKGVKHDFDDMLVLQENLKLFEK is encoded by the coding sequence ATGAAGTTGTTAAAAGACATATTATACAAAGCAGGAATTATTGAAGTGGTAGGTTCTACCAATGTGGCGATTACTGCATTGACTTTCGACTCTCGTAAAATTGAGAAGGATAGTTTGTTTGTTGCAGTAAAAGGAACTCAAAATGACGGACACGTTTTTATAAACGATGTAATTGCTAAAGGTGCCATCGCCATTTTATGCGAAGTGCTTCCTTTTGAAATAAATGAAAAGATTACATACGTAAAAGTTAATGATACTTCTGCTGCATTAGGAATTGTTGCTTCCAACTTTTATGATACTCCTTCCGAGAAAATAAAATTGGTTGGTGTTACCGGAACAAATGGAAAAACAACAACTGTAACCTTGTTGTTCAATTTGTTTAAAAAATTGGGGTATAAAGTTGGTTTACTTTCTACTGTTAAAAATCAAATCAATAATGATGTCCTTTCTTCTACACATACAACTCCTGATGCTATTCAGTTAAATGCACTGCTTCGTCAGATGGTAGACAAAGGATGCACGCATTGTTTTATGGAAGTGAGTTCGCATGCCGTTGTCCAAAATCGTATTGCAGGTATTGTCTTTACTGGTGGCGTTTTTACAAACATTACGCATGATCATTTGGATTATCATAAAACATTTGATGAATACATCAAAGCAAAAAAACGCTTTTTTGATTTGTTGGGAAGTGCTGCATTTGCGCTAACAAACAAAGATGATGCGAATGGAGATGTGATGTTGCAGAATACAAAAGCAACTAAAAAATCGTATTCACTGCGCTCGATGGCCGACTATAAATGCAAGGTTGTAGAAAATCAATTTAGTGGTTTGCTGTTGAATATTGACAATCAAGAAGTGTGGAGCAAATTAATCGGAAGTTTTAATGCATACAATTTATTGGCTGTTTATGCAACTGCACTGTTGCTGAAAGAAGACAAAACAAATGTGTTAACCACTTTGAGTTCGCTTACTTCTGTTGAAGGTCGCTTTCAATACATCAGAACAAATGAAGGTGTGATTGGAATTGTGGATTATGCCCATACTCCGGATGCATTGGTAAATGTGCTGAAAACAATTGCAGATATCCGCACAGGAAATGAACAAGTGATTACTGTTGTTGGATGCGGTGGTGATAGAGATGCAGCGAAGCGCCCGATGATGGCAAAAATTGCTTGCGATTTAAGTAATAAAGTAATCCTTACTTCTGATAATCCAAGAAGTGAAGATCCGGATGCTATCATCAAGCAAATGCAACAAGGTGTGGATGCAGTGAATAACAAAAAAACAATTTCAATAACAGATAGAAGTGAAGCAATAAAAACAGCTTGCTCTTATGCCAAGCCAGGAGATATCATTTTAGTTGCAGGAAAAGGACATGAGAAATACCAGGAAATAAAAGGAGTGAAACATGATTTTGACGACATGTTGGTGCTACAGGAAAACTTAAAATTATTTGAAAAATAG
- a CDS encoding phospho-N-acetylmuramoyl-pentapeptide-transferase: protein MFYYLFDFLDKQFNVPGAGVFQYISFRAAMALIVSLLISLVFGKRIINLLHKKQVGETVRDLGLTGQLEKKGTPTMGGLIILSAIVIPTLLFAKLHNVYIILMLLSTVWLGAIGFLDDYIKVFKKNKAGLAGKFKVLGQIGIGLIVGITLYCNDEVVVKEKIQSGPRVEVVNGTEQMTQIARYSEEETKSMKTTIPFVKNNEFDYSSVLSFLGDGYQKWAWIIFIPFVIIIVTAVSNGANITDGIDGLATGTSAIIGVVLGILAYVSGNTVFADYLNIMYIPNSGELVIFIAAFVGACVGFLWYNSFPAQVFMGDTGSLALGGIIAVFAIAIRKELLIPILCGVFLVENLSVMMQVAYFKRMKKKFGIEYARENRLFKMAPLHHHYQKLGMHESKIVSRFWIIGIMLAVLTIVTLKLR from the coding sequence ATGTTTTATTATTTATTCGATTTTTTAGACAAACAATTTAATGTTCCCGGAGCAGGAGTATTTCAATACATCTCCTTCCGCGCAGCAATGGCGTTAATTGTTTCGTTGTTAATTTCTTTAGTGTTTGGTAAACGCATCATCAATTTATTGCATAAAAAGCAAGTGGGTGAAACCGTTCGCGATTTAGGTTTAACTGGTCAGTTGGAGAAAAAAGGAACACCAACGATGGGTGGTTTAATCATTCTTTCAGCAATTGTGATTCCTACTTTATTGTTTGCAAAACTTCACAATGTATACATCATCTTAATGTTGTTGTCTACTGTTTGGTTAGGAGCTATCGGATTTTTAGATGATTATATCAAAGTGTTTAAGAAAAATAAAGCGGGATTAGCAGGAAAATTTAAGGTTTTAGGACAAATTGGAATTGGTTTAATTGTGGGAATTACATTGTACTGTAACGATGAAGTGGTTGTGAAGGAAAAAATTCAATCCGGTCCAAGAGTCGAAGTGGTAAATGGAACGGAACAAATGACTCAGATCGCAAGATATTCGGAAGAAGAAACGAAGTCGATGAAAACAACCATTCCTTTTGTAAAAAATAATGAATTCGATTATTCCTCAGTGCTTTCATTCTTAGGTGATGGTTACCAAAAATGGGCGTGGATTATTTTTATCCCGTTTGTTATTATCATCGTTACGGCAGTATCTAACGGAGCGAATATTACTGACGGAATTGATGGCTTGGCAACAGGCACATCAGCCATCATTGGTGTGGTTTTAGGAATCCTCGCATACGTATCTGGTAATACGGTTTTTGCCGACTACCTGAATATTATGTATATCCCAAATTCAGGTGAGCTTGTAATTTTTATTGCTGCTTTCGTTGGAGCCTGTGTTGGTTTCTTGTGGTACAACTCTTTCCCTGCGCAAGTATTTATGGGTGATACAGGAAGTTTGGCTTTGGGTGGAATCATTGCAGTGTTTGCAATCGCAATTCGTAAGGAATTACTTATTCCAATTTTATGCGGTGTGTTCTTGGTGGAAAATCTTTCCGTAATGATGCAAGTAGCGTACTTCAAACGGATGAAGAAAAAATTCGGAATTGAGTACGCACGTGAAAACCGACTTTTTAAAATGGCACCGCTTCATCATCATTATCAAAAGTTGGGAATGCATGAATCAAAAATTGTTTCACGCTTTTGGATTATTGGAATTATGCTGGCTGTGTTAACGATTGTAACACTCAAGTTGAGATAG
- the murD gene encoding UDP-N-acetylmuramoyl-L-alanine--D-glutamate ligase has product MKRLVILGGGESGVGTAVLAQKKGFEVFLSDKGKLKDKYKDVLSKNGIKWEEEKHSEDLILNADEVVKSPGIPDKADLIKAIVKKGIPVISEIEFAGRYTNAKKICITGSNGKTTTTLLTYHMMQKAGLNVGLAGNVGKSFAMQVAENDFDFYVLELSSFQLDGMFEFKADIAILLNITPDHLDRYDYKLENYADSKFRIIQNQTELDAFIYCIDDEVTMNTIKTKNIKAKQYPISIKQELEIGAYLKENNQLIINTNNTNPLFMTIQELALQGKHNIYNSMAAGVTGKLVDIRKETIRESLSDFHNIDHRLELVGNVHGIEFINDSKATNVNSTWYALESMNNPVILILGGVDKGNDYSMLTDLVKAKVKAIICLGTDNKKIIKAFSGVVDTILEAKSAKEAVAQSYKIGKKGDTVLLSPACASFDMFENYEDRGTQFKQAVRAL; this is encoded by the coding sequence ATGAAAAGGTTAGTCATACTTGGTGGTGGCGAAAGTGGTGTTGGTACAGCTGTGCTGGCACAAAAAAAAGGATTTGAAGTTTTTCTTTCTGATAAAGGAAAATTAAAAGATAAGTACAAAGACGTTCTTTCAAAAAATGGAATCAAGTGGGAAGAAGAAAAACATTCGGAAGACTTGATATTAAATGCAGATGAAGTGGTGAAAAGTCCAGGTATTCCTGATAAGGCTGATTTGATTAAAGCTATAGTTAAAAAAGGAATCCCTGTCATCTCTGAAATCGAATTTGCAGGAAGATATACAAACGCTAAAAAGATTTGTATCACAGGAAGCAATGGGAAAACAACAACAACATTGCTCACTTATCACATGATGCAAAAAGCTGGGTTGAATGTAGGTCTTGCTGGCAATGTTGGAAAAAGTTTCGCCATGCAAGTTGCAGAAAACGACTTTGATTTTTATGTGTTGGAGTTGAGCAGTTTTCAGTTAGATGGAATGTTTGAATTTAAAGCGGACATCGCCATTCTTCTGAACATCACTCCTGATCATTTAGATAGGTATGATTACAAATTAGAAAACTATGCCGATTCGAAATTTAGAATCATCCAAAATCAAACTGAATTAGATGCTTTTATTTATTGCATCGATGATGAAGTAACAATGAATACGATTAAAACGAAGAATATAAAAGCAAAACAATATCCTATATCGATTAAACAAGAATTGGAAATAGGAGCATACTTAAAAGAAAACAATCAATTAATAATAAATACAAATAACACTAATCCCTTATTTATGACAATTCAAGAACTAGCATTACAAGGAAAACACAACATCTACAACTCTATGGCTGCAGGTGTAACCGGCAAACTAGTAGACATCAGAAAAGAAACAATTCGCGAAAGTCTTTCTGATTTTCACAACATCGACCACCGACTAGAATTGGTTGGGAATGTTCATGGAATCGAATTTATTAACGATTCAAAAGCAACCAATGTAAACTCTACTTGGTATGCATTGGAAAGCATGAATAATCCTGTTATTCTTATCCTTGGTGGTGTAGATAAAGGTAATGATTATTCAATGCTTACAGACTTAGTAAAGGCAAAAGTGAAAGCAATTATTTGTTTGGGAACAGACAATAAAAAAATTATTAAAGCTTTCAGTGGAGTAGTGGATACTATCCTTGAAGCAAAATCTGCAAAAGAAGCAGTAGCTCAGTCGTACAAAATTGGTAAAAAGGGAGATACCGTTTTGTTGTCACCGGCATGTGCTAGTTTTGATATGTTTGAAAATTACGAAGATCGTGGAACACAATTTAAGCAAGCTGTTCGCGCACTTTAA